The DNA segment aattatagtagaaacagaaaaacgataggaaaaaattatagatacttaatttagtaatcaatcAGTGTGGAAAGTGCTACCAACCCAGTAGTGAAAAAGTGACTAATgttaatgtttttaattttatttttaaatattttttagttatttGTTACAAAAAATGCTTGCTGTACTTACATAACTTTTTCGGGAAGATATTTCCCGCGTGAGCATTTCCCTTCCTACAGTCATGCTGCgttacagttggttgcaaaaaaaaaaacggcaaCTGTCAGAaacaaattgacacattttcacaattttttcttggtgtgaaaccttcttacgagataGAATTATGGTGAAATTtcagacatttaaaaaaattatttgacagaaATTGTCAAGcagacaaatttacattaggaaaattttcatttcccgttttttttgcaaccaactgtacaacGAATAATGGCTTTTATCAGTAAAGTTTCCATCTTGACAGTGTCGTTAAAATCACTTCGAACTCAACCTACAAACTGATCTTTTATTGCAGAATCACCAAAAAATTAGCTCCATTAGCTCGTGCCATTAGTACAACAATGCTTTTCCTTTGGCTCAGTCAGTTTGTGACTAGCCTTGACATGCTTTTACGCCGAGCTGAATCAAGCTCCGACGCGACTTTCTCACATCGCAACGTATTTGTTCGCACGTTGTAAAACATTtagtgcaataaaaaaaatcgatgtgGAGGCCGTTGGTCATAAAATCGCGCTTTCAAAAAACCACTATTTGTCCCAAATGTTGTCTCGTTTTACAAAACTATCAATATTTGGAGACAATTTAGCGCAAGTTAAACCAAACAAAGTTGATCTTGTTTATTGCAATTATATCTACAACTGAGACGCGTTTCTTGTCTCTCGacagaaaaattgttcaatcAAAAATTCACACTTCGGGAGtcaacaattttaacatttgtgATTTATAAACTTTACAAGTGCAGCAATTGACTCGATCAGATTCTTCTGGAGTCAATATTATCTTTATGctaaatttaatataataatgtAATGTACATACtttacattttgtttgtgGTCTGATAACGAGGTATAAGAGACTAGGTAACCTTGGCTCCCGTTAGTTGGTTGTTTGGTGTCGTTtcggaaatgttcttctgaaaATGGATAAAATTCTTTTTGGATTTTGTGTGGTTGTGGTCGCTGGGGACTTACTTGCTGATGCGCAACAAAACCagtaagtaaatttttttgggaaaGTCAAAAAACTAGCACAAGTTATCACAGTTTACTTAATAAAGCAACCTAGAgtttgtcattatgatttatAAAAACGTTTCACAATTTGTGGAACAACAGCCAAAATGTACTCGTCACTCAAGGATCCATCCTTGGACCATTTCTATTTCGCAGAACTGACGAGACCATCACCACGTCAATCCCTCCACCGACGGAATCCTTGCAGCAGACGCAACCCCTGTCCCGTCGACCCTCCCCCAAATCCACTCCGGTTTTGGCGGACCCCAACTACATGCCCCAGACCACGACGGCTCAGCCTCCCCCGCCTGACCACTCTTGTCCCCTTCTGCAGCCGAACATGGACTCCCTCACGCAAGAGCAATTCGTCGCGAAGCTGACAGACGGCTGTCGCTACGACAAGCTGACCAAACCTCCGAGTCCCAAAGCTCTGCCGGTTAACATGCAGATAGACCTGACTCATATTGAATCTGCGGATCAGTTGCAATTCAAAGCGCACATGTTGGTGCAGTACTTGTACAGGGACATTCGACTGATGTACGAGGGATTGTCGCCGAAGAGGACAAATCTGTTGGGGGAGGAACTCCTTAGGAACAAAATCTGGGTGCCCCACATCATGATACGGAACGAGAAGGACACCACGATTATGGGAATCGACGGGAAAGACGTGTTCATCTCGATCAATCCTAAAGGATATGTGGTGTACTCGTACAGACTGACCGCGACTTTCTACTGCTGGATGAATCTGCAAAAATTCCCGTTCGACTCTCAAGAGTGCAATTTGAAATGGAACAGCTGTAAGACAACTGTCTGATGTTGAAACCTTGACTGGGGAGATTTTTCAGGGACTTACAACTCCACCAATCTGGTACTCCACTGGGACAAAGACGATCCTGTCAAACTAGCCCACAACTTACATTTGACAGAATTCATACTCAGCGGAACGTGGACCGAAGAAAACGAAGTTCCCGCGTCATTCAATAAAGGAGCTTTCGGTAACTTCGTACCACTCCTACCAACTCAAATCTGATCGACTCTTTCAGTTGGCAACTTCAGTCAACTGATTTTCAGATTTAAGCTGACCCGCGAGGTGGGTTTCTACATAATGGACTACTTCCTACCCTCGATCCTCCTCGTGGTGATTTCGTGGGTCACCTTTTGGTTGCAAGCGGACGCCGCACCCCCGCGCGTCACTTTAGGCACAGCCACCATGCTGGCCTTCATTACTTTGAACGGGGGCCTCACCAAGAACCTCCCCAAAGTGTCTTACATCAAAGCCAGTGAGATCTGGTTCCTGGCATGTGCCTGCTTCATATTTTGCTCCATGGCGGAGTTCGCTTTCGTCAACGTGATCTGGAGGAGGAAGTGGGTTCAAGTTGGAGGTCAATATTTATCagtaatttcataatttgcaGGAAACATGTCGAGATGAAGAAGCAGAGTGGTAAACATATATTGAAAGGAGCGCTGACGCCGAATCTGGCGAGGAAACAGCTGAGGAAGGAGTCTAGCAACAGTTTGTACAAAGCCCGGTCCTGTTCCAGTTTGGATGGGAGCGACACCGCAAGCAACTCCCAAGCTAATTACTTGACAGTGCACGTCAGTGGTTTAACAGTTTGTATTTGTCGTGCAATTCCaatcggaaatttaaatggcCGCGCAAGTTGCAggcgataaaattttatgtcgTGGTTGGGGAAGCgcaaatacattaaaaatacggaaattgaACTTACAATTAATTTCTAAATACGGTACTTACGTGTTTGCACAAAAACCAGAAACAGTCACGAACTGGTAAAAAATGCACCGTTCGAAACACGCCATTTGACATTTAGGGACATTTTAGCGGTACCAACTTGTATTCGCGAAATAACCAGATTGTAACTAAACATGAATAATTACGCCTCGGATTAATTCCATATTTAGTTATTGTTATTAGCAATATAAGAGCAAATGTCATTTACTTTTGGCAAATTAGGAAATTTCTGATGGAAATGAGACGAATTCGTAGGGACAATTGGCAATGACGTCGGCTGTCTGTCACCAGTGGCGTACGAAAATTGTtaggttaaattaatttcggtaattaatgtatttttatttgaatgcaGAGTTTTCCGAGTAATTTGAAGGTGCCGACCATCACG comes from the Tenebrio molitor chromosome 9, icTenMoli1.1, whole genome shotgun sequence genome and includes:
- the LOC138138875 gene encoding pH-sensitive chloride channel 2-like, which translates into the protein MDKILFGFCVVVVAGDLLADAQQNQTDETITTSIPPPTESLQQTQPLSRRPSPKSTPVLADPNYMPQTTTAQPPPPDHSCPLLQPNMDSLTQEQFVAKLTDGCRYDKLTKPPSPKALPVNMQIDLTHIESADQLQFKAHMLVQYLYRDIRLMYEGLSPKRTNLLGEELLRNKIWVPHIMIRNEKDTTIMGIDGKDVFISINPKGYVVYSYRLTATFYCWMNLQKFPFDSQECNLKWNSWTYNSTNLVLHWDKDDPVKLAHNLHLTEFILSGTWTEENEVPASFNKGAFVGNFSQLIFRFKLTREVGFYIMDYFLPSILLVVISWVTFWLQADAAPPRVTLGTATMLAFITLNGGLTKNLPKVSYIKASEIWFLACACFIFCSMAEFAFVNVIWRRKKHVEMKKQSGKHILKGALTPNLARKQLRKESSNSLYKARSCSSLDGSDTASNSQANYLTVHSFPSNLKVPTITTQSQDDLVESEDSTSVKIPPDSNSNSQEPQKWHTMTPHEVANWIDKKSRIVFPVSFLIFNIFYWSFVYLV